In Oceanidesulfovibrio indonesiensis, the DNA window GGCGGGTTTTTTTACATCTGCATGTTTTCAGTTCACCAGCGGGATGCGGCGATAAAGCTCAATCATATCGCCCGCCAGGTCCTGAATGACCATCGCGTTCATCAGGTGATCCTGAGAGTGAACGGTGATCAGGTTTACCGGAAGTTTCCCCGTCCCTTCGTCAAGACCAATAAGCTGCGTCTGGATCGTGTGCGCGTGCTTCACATATTCGCGCGACTCTTCCATCGCTTTTTCTGCTTCGTCAAAATCGCCTTTACGTGCCATCTGTAATGCCGTCAGGGCTGCACTGCGCGCCGCGCCTGCGTTGACCAGCAGTTCCATAATCGTTGTTTCTAAGTCTTCCATTATGACTCCAGAAGTTTGAGCGCTTTTTCCAGTACGGCATCACCTTTCATCATGCCGTAATCCATCATGTCGATAACCGCGACCTTTTTGCCCAACGGGTCGGCCTGTGCCTGAAGTTTAGCCTGCTCGTATT includes these proteins:
- a CDS encoding PTS lactose/cellobiose transporter subunit IIA; amino-acid sequence: MEDLETTIMELLVNAGAARSAALTALQMARKGDFDEAEKAMEESREYVKHAHTIQTQLIGLDEGTGKLPVNLITVHSQDHLMNAMVIQDLAGDMIELYRRIPLVN